One part of the Tolypothrix sp. NIES-4075 genome encodes these proteins:
- a CDS encoding reverse transcriptase/maturase family protein codes for MRNAETVLSVIRDRGYRGLPLDDIYRQLFNPNLYLLAYSRIYKNDGAMTQGVTPETVDGMSIKKIENLIEDIRYERFRWTPVRRINIPKKNGKTRPLGIPTWNDKLVQEVIRLILEAYYEPQFSNSSHGFRPNRGCHTALTIIDRTWQGTKWFIEGDIRGCFDNIDHKILMSILREKIQDNRFLRLIENLLKAGYCEQWKYYSTLSGTPQGSIISPILANIYLDKFDTFIEQTLIREYTSGKCRAENSEYSKLVKLAWYFRKHGQFDKARQLEIKYQKMPSKDVRDPEYRRLKYVRYADDFLLGFIGSFQEAKEIKEKLKTFLAENLQLELSPEKTLITNARNEAASFLGYEILVQYSDDKHTNGKRSINGIIALRIPARFLEEKCALYMRNGKPIHRPELINDDDFTIINIFQSEFRGYVQFYSLAQNIAWLRKLQWVMSSSLMKTLACKYRTSVAKICAKFNKTVKLPQGLRKCVEITVPVEGKKPLVARFGGIQLKRNLKATILDLPTNRKPAFRNELIKRLLADECEICGAKGNIEVHHIRALKDLKIKGRKEKPQWMQIMSARRRKTLMVCPQCHDAIHAGKPTCNRVS; via the coding sequence ATGCGAAATGCCGAAACGGTTTTAAGTGTAATTCGAGACAGAGGTTATCGTGGTTTACCTCTGGATGATATCTACAGGCAACTTTTCAATCCAAATCTGTACCTTTTAGCGTACAGCCGCATCTATAAAAATGATGGGGCGATGACGCAAGGGGTTACACCAGAAACTGTTGATGGGATGTCCATTAAAAAGATTGAAAACCTCATAGAAGATATTCGCTATGAACGTTTTCGGTGGACACCAGTACGGCGAATTAATATTCCCAAGAAAAATGGGAAAACTCGACCCCTGGGTATTCCCACATGGAATGATAAATTGGTTCAAGAAGTAATACGTTTAATATTAGAAGCGTACTACGAACCTCAATTTTCCAACAGCAGTCATGGTTTTAGACCCAATCGTGGATGCCATACGGCATTAACAATAATAGACCGCACTTGGCAAGGAACCAAGTGGTTTATCGAAGGAGATATCCGTGGATGCTTTGACAATATAGACCATAAAATCTTAATGTCAATTCTCCGCGAGAAAATCCAAGATAATCGCTTTCTGAGATTGATTGAAAATTTGCTAAAAGCAGGTTATTGTGAGCAATGGAAATATTACTCTACCCTGAGCGGAACGCCGCAAGGCTCGATTATATCACCCATACTCGCAAATATCTATCTTGACAAATTCGATACATTTATCGAACAGACACTCATCCGAGAGTATACATCTGGTAAATGTCGGGCAGAAAATTCGGAGTATTCAAAACTCGTAAAACTTGCCTGGTATTTCAGGAAACATGGACAATTTGATAAAGCGCGTCAACTGGAAATTAAATACCAGAAAATGCCTTCTAAAGATGTCCGTGACCCTGAATATAGAAGGCTAAAGTACGTCCGCTATGCAGACGATTTTCTACTTGGTTTTATTGGCTCATTTCAAGAAGCAAAAGAAATTAAGGAAAAGCTAAAGACATTTTTAGCTGAAAACCTTCAGTTGGAATTGTCTCCAGAAAAGACCTTAATTACTAACGCCAGGAATGAAGCAGCAAGCTTTTTAGGGTACGAAATTTTAGTTCAATATTCCGACGATAAGCATACCAATGGTAAACGCTCGATTAATGGAATTATTGCACTAAGAATCCCAGCAAGATTTCTAGAAGAAAAGTGCGCTCTATATATGAGGAATGGTAAACCCATTCATCGCCCTGAACTAATAAATGATGATGATTTTACTATTATCAACATTTTCCAATCAGAATTTAGAGGGTACGTACAATTCTATAGCCTTGCTCAAAATATTGCATGGCTCCGAAAACTTCAATGGGTTATGTCGAGTTCACTGATGAAAACTCTTGCCTGTAAATACAGAACTAGCGTGGCTAAAATTTGCGCTAAGTTCAATAAGACGGTAAAGCTTCCACAAGGCTTAAGAAAGTGCGTAGAAATAACCGTTCCAGTAGAAGGTAAGAAACCTTTAGTCGCTCGCTTCGGCGGCATACAATTAAAACGCAACCTAAAAGCAACCATTCTAGACCTGCCAACAAATAGAAAACCCGCGTTCAGAAATGAACTAATTAAACGGCTTCTTGCGGATGAATGTGAGATTTGTGGGGCAAAAGGTAACATTGAAGTTCACCATATTCGCGCTCTTAAAGACCTCAAAATAAAGGGCAGAAAGGAAAAACCGCAATGGATGCAAATTATGTCCGCACGTAGAAGGAAAACTCTCATGGTCTGCCCTCAATGCCATGATGCAATACACGCTGGTAAACCAACATGTAACCGAGTCTCGTGA
- a CDS encoding photosystem I reaction center subunit II PsaD has translation MAETLTGQTPIFGGSTGGLLSKAYEEEKYAITWTSPKEQVFEMPTGGSAIMRQGENLLYLARKEYGIAFGGQLRKFKITDYKIYRIYPNGETQYLHPADGVFPEKVNPGREKVRYVDRNIGSNPSPAKLKFSGKSPYDV, from the coding sequence ATGGCAGAAACACTAACTGGACAAACTCCCATATTCGGTGGCAGCACTGGCGGTTTGCTTTCAAAAGCATACGAAGAAGAAAAGTACGCTATCACCTGGACTAGCCCCAAGGAGCAAGTGTTTGAAATGCCTACAGGCGGCTCTGCTATCATGCGCCAAGGCGAAAACCTGCTTTACTTGGCTCGTAAAGAATACGGCATCGCTTTTGGCGGTCAACTCCGGAAATTCAAAATCACAGACTACAAAATCTACCGGATTTATCCCAACGGCGAAACCCAGTATTTGCACCCGGCTGATGGTGTCTTCCCTGAAAAGGTAAACCCAGGTCGCGAGAAAGTGCGTTATGTAGACCGCAACATCGGCAGTAACCCCAGTCCAGCTAAACTCAAGTTTAGCGGTAAATCTCCTTACGATGTATAA
- the trpE gene encoding anthranilate synthase component I — MIFPDFAEFQEQALQGNFVPVYQEWVADLDTPVSAWYKVCVGQPYSFLLESVEGGEKLARYSLLGCDPLWILAARGNRTTQTHRDGSQIVFEGDPFAALSKCLEPFVPVKLPQLPPGIGGLFGFWGYELINWIEPRVPIHAQDDRNIPDGLWMQIDHLLIFDQVKRKIWAIAYADLRNVETRSVASLQAAYQQACDRVTQMVHKLSLPLSPQNTILEWTPPGSRDAINRVSTKAGEYTSNFTRDEFCAQVEKAKDYIKAGDIFQVVVSQRLSTEYTGDPFGLYRSLRQINPSPYMSYFHFNDWQIIGSSPEVMVKAERDADDIIATVRPIAGTRPRGKTTQEDAALAADLLQDPKEIAEHVMLVDLGRNDLGRVCESGSVRVDELMVVEKYSHVMHIVSNVVGKLASGKSAWDLLKACFPAGTVSGAPKIRAMEIIHELEPCRRGVYSGVYGYYDFEGQLNSAIAIRTMVVHDGKVTVQAGAGMVADSEPEKEYEETLNKARGLLEAIRCLR, encoded by the coding sequence ATGATTTTTCCCGATTTTGCCGAATTTCAAGAGCAAGCTTTACAAGGTAATTTTGTCCCAGTGTATCAAGAGTGGGTAGCAGACCTGGATACGCCCGTATCTGCTTGGTATAAAGTATGCGTTGGTCAGCCTTATAGCTTTTTGTTGGAATCGGTAGAAGGTGGCGAAAAATTAGCACGCTATAGTTTACTGGGTTGCGATCCTTTGTGGATTTTGGCAGCTAGAGGAAATCGCACTACGCAAACGCATCGGGATGGTTCGCAAATTGTCTTTGAAGGCGATCCGTTTGCAGCTTTAAGTAAATGTCTGGAACCTTTTGTGCCAGTAAAGTTACCGCAATTACCACCGGGAATTGGCGGTTTGTTTGGGTTTTGGGGCTATGAATTAATTAATTGGATTGAGCCGCGCGTGCCAATTCATGCCCAAGATGACCGTAATATACCGGATGGGTTATGGATGCAGATAGACCACCTGTTGATTTTCGATCAGGTGAAGCGAAAAATTTGGGCGATCGCTTATGCTGATTTACGAAATGTAGAGACGCGATCGGTCGCGTCTTTACAAGCAGCATATCAACAAGCGTGCGATCGCGTCACCCAGATGGTTCACAAATTATCTTTGCCCTTATCGCCCCAAAATACTATCTTGGAATGGACACCACCAGGAAGTAGAGATGCGATTAATCGCGTCTCTACAAAAGCGGGGGAATATACCAGCAACTTCACGCGAGATGAATTTTGCGCCCAAGTTGAAAAAGCAAAAGATTATATCAAAGCGGGGGACATTTTTCAAGTAGTTGTTTCTCAGCGATTATCAACAGAATACACTGGCGACCCCTTTGGACTTTATCGTTCTCTGCGGCAAATTAATCCTTCGCCTTACATGTCTTACTTTCACTTCAATGATTGGCAAATTATCGGTTCCAGCCCAGAAGTGATGGTGAAAGCAGAACGCGATGCAGATGATATAATCGCCACAGTCCGCCCGATTGCCGGAACCCGTCCGCGAGGGAAAACAACCCAGGAAGATGCAGCTTTAGCCGCAGATTTGCTACAAGACCCCAAGGAAATCGCCGAACACGTAATGCTGGTAGATTTAGGGCGTAACGATTTGGGGCGAGTCTGCGAAAGCGGTAGTGTGAGAGTTGATGAATTAATGGTAGTAGAAAAATACTCTCATGTAATGCACATTGTCAGTAATGTTGTGGGTAAACTGGCATCGGGTAAAAGTGCGTGGGATTTGCTCAAGGCTTGCTTTCCGGCGGGTACAGTCAGCGGTGCGCCCAAAATAAGGGCAATGGAAATTATACACGAATTAGAACCGTGTCGGCGGGGTGTATATTCTGGGGTGTATGGATATTACGATTTTGAAGGGCAATTAAATAGTGCGATCGCTATCCGGACAATGGTAGTACATGATGGTAAAGTCACCGTGCAAGCTGGCGCCGGTATGGTAGCTGATTCCGAGCCAGAGAAAGAGTATGAAGAAACGTTAAATAAAGCACGGGGGCTTTTAGAGGCAATTCGCTGTTTGCGGTAA
- a CDS encoding COP23 domain-containing protein, with protein MRHQLSAQLLLGLAIALVASAMRNQPSNAQSKTFYCGMSKGVAATMARTPRGNLPVIRWDSAYFSGSGWNQQRRCQEVSLRFQRYYDNGTLKYITTGQMNKQSVVCVASHKGGDCTGLLFTIKPGNTPDRTLAKLLNYRTLAAGDSPNESAGERLYIDINEFINTIPLEGETSNKSV; from the coding sequence ATGAGACATCAGCTATCTGCTCAATTGTTGCTGGGGTTGGCGATCGCACTAGTTGCATCTGCTATGCGAAATCAGCCCAGCAATGCACAAAGCAAAACCTTCTACTGCGGTATGAGTAAGGGTGTAGCAGCAACTATGGCTCGCACCCCACGGGGAAACTTACCAGTGATTCGCTGGGACTCTGCCTACTTTAGCGGTTCGGGATGGAATCAACAACGGCGCTGTCAAGAAGTATCGTTAAGATTCCAAAGGTACTATGATAATGGCACGCTGAAGTATATCACAACTGGTCAAATGAACAAACAATCTGTGGTGTGTGTCGCAAGTCACAAAGGAGGTGATTGCACTGGATTGCTATTTACTATTAAGCCAGGAAACACTCCTGATCGCACCCTGGCAAAACTTTTGAATTACCGCACTCTGGCTGCTGGTGATTCACCAAATGAAAGTGCCGGAGAACGGCTCTACATCGATATAAATGAGTTTATAAATACAATTCCTTTAGAAGGAGAAACCTCAAATAAATCTGTTTAA
- a CDS encoding S1 family peptidase produces the protein MRFCERLTTALISATAIVMVQPYIAVALTPNQVNEIAKGITVLIDGQYPGSGIIIARKKNTYYVLTAAHVVATEDKYEVVTFDNRRYAVNYGTVRKLPGIDLAVLNFSSNQSYSISQLGNSEQVSEGSTVYTSGWANPGSQIRQRVRQFTSGQVSARPPKALADGYDLVYTNITRAGMSGGPVLDENGRLVGIHGRTEGDASSQGEIAVNGKVGFNLGIPINTFVSVAKKAAIDLGLQTTYSAPVLQTPSSSFLPTTTSTGRPKVIPGSGGASADACPGRHC, from the coding sequence ATGAGGTTTTGTGAAAGGCTGACAACAGCGTTGATAAGTGCAACTGCGATTGTCATGGTGCAGCCTTATATCGCTGTAGCGCTAACACCGAACCAAGTTAATGAGATTGCCAAAGGCATTACAGTATTAATTGATGGGCAATATCCAGGTTCTGGAATAATAATTGCCAGAAAAAAAAATACTTATTACGTTCTGACTGCTGCTCATGTAGTGGCAACTGAAGATAAATATGAAGTTGTAACTTTTGATAATAGAAGATATGCAGTTAACTACGGCACTGTGAGAAAATTGCCAGGGATTGATTTGGCAGTGTTGAATTTCAGCAGCAATCAAAGCTATAGCATTTCTCAATTAGGAAATTCTGAACAAGTCAGCGAAGGCTCAACAGTCTATACTTCTGGATGGGCAAACCCCGGAAGCCAAATCAGACAGCGGGTGCGTCAGTTTACATCGGGACAAGTTTCTGCCCGTCCTCCGAAAGCGCTAGCAGATGGCTATGACTTAGTTTACACCAACATTACTCGCGCAGGAATGAGTGGTGGTCCGGTGCTAGATGAAAATGGACGTTTGGTTGGTATTCACGGACGCACTGAAGGAGATGCATCTTCTCAAGGGGAGATAGCTGTTAATGGCAAAGTTGGCTTTAATTTGGGTATTCCCATCAATACATTTGTGAGTGTTGCGAAAAAAGCAGCTATTGATTTGGGGTTGCAAACCACATATTCAGCCCCAGTTTTGCAAACACCTTCAAGTAGTTTTCTACCTACTACAACTTCAACTGGACGACCTAAAGTTATACCTGGTTCTGGGGGAGCATCAGCAGATGCTTGTCCTGGCAGACATTGTTAA
- a CDS encoding serine/threonine-protein kinase, with protein MKGEKLGGRYQIITNLQRGGFGATFIAEDTQRPGNPKCVVKQLKPLATDPQTLREAKRLFVQEAEIQEKLGKHDQIPQLLAYFQENEEFYLVQEYIEGHDLGEELHQGGKQFDEAEVTKLLKEILEVLQFVHQHKVIHRDIKPANIRRRQSDGKIVLIDFGAVKQVRSLEVNHQGQTNFTVAIGTPGYMPSEQANYNPQFSSDVYAVGIIGIQALTGKYPNYQIGSRLPTDPDTGEIIWRNQTKVSHNLAEILDKMVRYDFRQRYSTAELALQAIQQLSSSSSHINIGSKGQILVTKIPWKFLIGLATMIVIALVILLFNKVIYTKENFLTYENYSFGMKIKYPETWSRQDTENPVTSEVVTFLPPKQSQTYTFTEKLTISVADFAGTLEESTKFFSEDINKHLPEAKILEQSATTLSHKPAIKIIFSGKDGEKSLKTLQIWTLKGDKAYLLTYTANIDDYDKFIQAANEMIKSFDIN; from the coding sequence ATGAAAGGAGAAAAACTAGGTGGACGTTACCAGATTATAACTAATCTGCAAAGAGGAGGTTTTGGTGCTACTTTCATCGCCGAAGACACACAACGACCCGGTAATCCTAAGTGCGTTGTTAAGCAGCTTAAACCACTGGCTACTGATCCACAAACTTTGCGGGAAGCGAAACGTTTGTTTGTTCAAGAAGCAGAAATACAAGAAAAGTTAGGAAAGCATGACCAAATCCCCCAACTTTTGGCTTACTTTCAAGAAAATGAAGAGTTTTACTTAGTTCAAGAATATATTGAAGGTCATGACCTCGGTGAAGAACTGCATCAAGGAGGCAAACAATTTGATGAAGCAGAGGTAACAAAACTTTTAAAGGAAATTTTAGAAGTATTACAGTTTGTCCATCAGCATAAAGTCATTCACCGAGATATCAAACCTGCCAATATTCGACGACGACAATCAGATGGAAAAATCGTGCTGATTGATTTTGGGGCAGTCAAACAAGTTAGAAGTTTGGAAGTTAATCATCAAGGGCAAACGAATTTCACCGTTGCTATTGGCACTCCTGGCTATATGCCGAGTGAACAAGCGAATTACAACCCACAATTTAGCAGCGATGTTTATGCAGTGGGAATCATTGGTATTCAAGCATTAACAGGCAAATATCCCAATTATCAAATCGGTAGTAGACTACCAACCGATCCCGATACAGGAGAAATTATTTGGCGCAACCAGACAAAAGTCAGCCATAACCTAGCAGAAATTTTAGATAAGATGGTGCGTTATGACTTTCGTCAGCGTTACTCGACAGCAGAGTTAGCATTGCAGGCAATACAACAGCTATCATCTTCTAGTTCCCATATAAATATTGGGTCAAAAGGGCAGATATTAGTCACTAAAATACCTTGGAAATTTTTAATTGGACTAGCAACTATGATAGTCATTGCTTTAGTCATACTTTTATTTAACAAAGTTATATATACAAAAGAAAATTTCTTAACTTATGAAAATTATAGTTTTGGGATGAAAATAAAATATCCTGAAACTTGGTCTAGACAAGATACAGAAAATCCTGTTACTAGCGAAGTCGTGACATTCTTGCCACCTAAACAAAGTCAAACATATACGTTTACCGAAAAGTTGACCATCAGTGTGGCAGATTTTGCTGGAACATTAGAGGAATCGACTAAGTTCTTTAGTGAAGATATAAATAAGCATTTACCAGAAGCTAAAATTCTTGAGCAAAGTGCAACTACTTTATCGCACAAACCAGCCATAAAAATAATTTTCAGTGGGAAAGATGGTGAGAAAAGCCTAAAAACTCTGCAAATATGGACTTTGAAAGGTGATAAAGCTTACTTATTAACTTATACGGCAAATATAGATGATTATGATAAGTTTATTCAAGCAGCAAATGAAATGATTAAATCATTTGATATTAATTAA
- a CDS encoding Uma2 family endonuclease produces the protein MEALQIALPSTLKLNIDLTDEQYFQLCQNNRDYRFEHTAKGELLIMPPTGSDTGRRNVKITTQLDIWNSQNNLGEVFDSSTGFTLPNGAKRSPDASWVKIERWNALTPEQQESFAPICPDFVVELRSRTDSLKELQDKMQEYIDNGASLGWLIDRKNNRVEIYRPLKDVEILENPATLSGEDVLPGFVLDLTAIL, from the coding sequence ATGGAAGCACTGCAAATTGCCTTACCTTCTACACTAAAATTGAATATTGATTTGACTGATGAGCAATATTTCCAACTGTGTCAAAACAACCGCGATTATCGATTTGAACACACAGCCAAAGGGGAATTATTAATTATGCCACCTACAGGTAGTGATACTGGCAGACGTAATGTTAAAATAACCACTCAATTAGATATTTGGAATTCTCAGAATAATTTAGGCGAAGTTTTTGACTCTTCAACTGGTTTCACCCTACCCAATGGTGCTAAACGTTCACCCGATGCTTCTTGGGTAAAAATTGAGCGGTGGAATGCTTTGACACCCGAACAACAAGAAAGTTTTGCTCCGATTTGTCCTGACTTTGTAGTTGAGTTACGTTCTCGTACTGATTCTCTCAAAGAATTGCAGGATAAAATGCAAGAATATATTGACAATGGTGCCAGTTTAGGTTGGTTAATTGATCGAAAAAATAACCGAGTCGAAATTTATCGTCCACTGAAAGATGTAGAAATATTAGAAAATCCTGCTACTTTATCAGGGGAAGATGTTTTACCTGGATTTGTGTTGGATTTAACGGCAATATTATAA
- a CDS encoding Uma2 family endonuclease, whose protein sequence is MDTTTITLPSTLKLNIDLTDEQYFQLCQNNRDYRFELTAEGELLIMPPTGSETGRRNFDIVVELGIWNKQTKLGKGFDSSTGFTLPNGAKRSPDASWVKIERWNALTPEQQEKFAPICPDFVVELRSRTDSLKELQEKMQEYIDNGALLGWLIDRKNKRVEIYRPLKEVEILENPASLSGEDVLPGFVLDLTLIL, encoded by the coding sequence ATGGACACCACTACAATTACCTTACCTTCTACACTAAAATTGAATATCGATTTGACTGATGAGCAATATTTCCAACTGTGTCAAAACAACCGCGATTATCGATTTGAACTCACAGCCGAAGGAGAATTATTAATTATGCCACCTACAGGTAGTGAGACTGGCAGACGTAACTTTGATATCGTTGTTGAGTTAGGAATCTGGAATAAACAGACTAAATTAGGCAAAGGTTTTGACTCTTCAACTGGTTTCACCCTACCCAATGGTGCTAAACGTTCCCCTGACGCTTCTTGGGTGAAAATTGAACGCTGGAATGCTTTAACCCCGGAACAACAAGAAAAATTTGCTCCGATTTGTCCTGACTTTGTAGTTGAGTTGCGATCTCGTACTGATTCGCTGAAAGAATTGCAAGAAAAAATGCAAGAATATATTGACAATGGTGCTTTATTAGGCTGGTTAATTGACCGCAAAAATAAGCGAGTAGAAATTTATCGTCCTCTTAAAGAAGTAGAAATTTTAGAAAATCCGGCTTCTTTATCAGGTGAAGATGTTTTACCTGGATTTGTGTTGGATTTAACGTTGATATTATAA